TCCCGCTTGAGCATAATATTGTTGCCAAAGCGCTTGGACAGACTGCGGGCTTCAGTAAGGGGTGTTTCGATGGCCACGTCATAGACGCGCGCATCGAGAATCTTCTTGATGTAGCGTTGCGGCATAGCAGTTCCGGCTTCTGTTGGTTGGTGGCGGGTTGATTCAGCGGCCCGGCTGGGAAAAACCCACAGTGTAGAAACTTTGCACGGGGGCCGTCTATAAGCAGACCCGCACAAGACGCTATAATGCCGGCAAATCCATTCTGTTTTACCGCCGGAGCCCCAGATGACCCAGGACGAACTGAAAAAAGCCGTCGCCAAGGCCGCCATTGATTACATCAGCCCCCGCCTTAACAGCGAGAGCGTGATCGGTGTCGGTACCGGGAGCACCGCCAACTTCTTCATCGACATGCTGGCCGACCTGAAAACCGAATTCGATGGCGCCGTTGCCAGCTCCGAAGCCACCGCAGAACGCCTGAAAAGTCACGGCATCCCGGTCTACGATCTCAACAGCGCCGGTGAACTGGAGTTCTATGTGGACGGTGCCGACGAAACCAACGAACGCCTGGAGTTGATCAAGGGCGGCGGTGCCGCACTGACCCGCGAGAAAATCGTGGCCGCCGTCGCCAAGACCTTTATCTGCATTGCCGACGAGTCCAAAATGGTGGGTATCCTGGGAGCATTCCCCCTGCCGGTGGAAGTCATTCCCATGGCCCGCAGCCACGTAGGCCGGGAAATCGTGAGACTCGGCGGCGATCCTGTGTATCGTGAAGGCGTGGTGACCGACAACGGCAACATCATCATCGACGTCCACAACATGGATATTTCCCAGCCGATCCGGGTGGAGGAGCAGTTGAACAACGTGGTGGGCGTGGTCACCAATGGTCTGTTCGCCCGGCGGCGCGCCGATGTGCTACTGCTGGGCACCAAGGATGGTGTCAAAACCATCGAGAGTAAGGGCGCCTGATCGTCACAACAACACCGGACACAGCAAAGCTGGCCAGATGGGCCAGCTTTTTTATTGCCTGAAAAACGGAAAACCAAGCGCTTGCTTGGTTTCAGAATATGGGCGACACTGCTTCCCATTGATTCCGATCAGGGAGCTTTACCGTGTCCGATTATTTCAACGAAACTCACCAGCAGGTTCGGGCCACCGCGCGCAAATTCATCGATACCCATGTGCGTCCGCACATCGAAGACTGGGAAGAGGCAGGCGAATTCCCCAGGGATCTCTACGCGAAAGCCGGAGAGACAGGCCTTCTGGGCATTGGCTTCCCGGAATCGCTGGGCGGGGTTGGCGAGGGGGACATCTTCATGAAAGTGGCAGTGTCCGAGGAGCTTATGCGCTCCACGTCCGGCGGCCTGGTTGCCGGCCTCGGCTCCCTGGATATCGGACTGCCTCCTGTGGCCAAATGGGCAAAACCGGAAGTCCGCGAAAGAATCGTTCCGCCGGTACTGCGGGGCGAGAAAATTGCAGCGCTGGCGGTAACCGAACCGGGAGGCGGCTCGGACGTCGCCAACCTCAAGACCCGCGCGGTGCGCGACGGCGACCACTACATCGTGAACGGCAGCAAAACCTTCATCACCAGCGGCCTGCGCGCCGACCACTACACGGTGGCGGTACGCACCGGCGGCGATGGCCACGGCGGCATCAGCCTGCTGCTGATTGACCGGGACATGCCCGGATTCTCCACCGGCAGGAAACTGCGCAAAATGGGCTGGTGGGCCAGCGACACCGCCGAGCTGTTCTTTGAGGACTGCCGGGTACCCGCAGATCGCCTGATCGGCGCCGAGAACGCCGGCTTCATCGCCATCATGAGCAACTTCCTGTTTGAACGACTCAGCCTGTCGATCATGGCGTACATGACCGCGCAACTGGCCTACGAGGCGGCCCTGGAGCACACCCGTCAGCGGCAAGCCTTCGGCCGCTCCATCGCCGGCTTTCAGGTCACCCGCCACAAGCTGGTGGACATGGCCACCCAGATCGACGTTGCCCGGGAATACACCTACCGCTGCGCGGCCCTGATGCAGGCCGGCAAGAATCCGATCAAGGAGGTGGCGATGGCCAAGAACTTTTCGGTGGATGTCTGCGAGAAGGTCACCCGGGAGGCGGTGCAGCTGTTCGGTGGCATGGGCTACATGCGGGAAACCGTGGTCGAGCGCCTGTATCGGGACGCCAAGATTCTCTCGATTGGCGGCGGTACCACCGAAATCATGAAGGAGCTCATTGCCAAGCAGATCAGACTCTGACCTCTGAGTTTCGGGTTGGCCGCTTTTACTGACCCAGCCTGCCCGGTTTGGGGGGCGGGCCGCGTCAGCGGCTTTTCCAAAACACGCTACAAGCACATCCATGTGCGCTTGTTTCGGGCCATCCATGGCCCTCTACAGTTTTGGAAAAGCCACTGACACGCCCCGTTCGGACACTGTGCAGTCCTCATATTAAATACGGCGCTCTTTGTTTCGTGCTTACTTCGACGGCTTTTCTCAGAGGTTCGGGCGGGTATCTGGCGGGACCTTCCGAAAACGTGGAGCGCCAGGGATGGCGCGACCGAGCCCTACAGGGATGTATTCACGGGCGTTTTTCGGAAGGTCCCGCCAGATACCCGCTTGCACCAAAGCCCGGCATAGCAGGCCAATAAACCAGCGACCAAGGTTTAGTTTCGAACCGCAGGAGACTTCCGTATAATTGCGCCCACTTTTTAACCGCAGTTAAACGTACCTTGAACGTACCAGGAAGGATCGCACATGCAATTCGACAACATCCCCGCAGGCAAGAACCCGCCTGAAGACATCTACGTTGCCATCGAAATCCCGGCCAACAGCTCGCCGGTGAAGTACGAGCTCGATAAAGACATGGGCGCCCTGCTG
The nucleotide sequence above comes from Marinobacter gudaonensis. Encoded proteins:
- the rpiA gene encoding ribose-5-phosphate isomerase RpiA, producing MTQDELKKAVAKAAIDYISPRLNSESVIGVGTGSTANFFIDMLADLKTEFDGAVASSEATAERLKSHGIPVYDLNSAGELEFYVDGADETNERLELIKGGGAALTREKIVAAVAKTFICIADESKMVGILGAFPLPVEVIPMARSHVGREIVRLGGDPVYREGVVTDNGNIIIDVHNMDISQPIRVEEQLNNVVGVVTNGLFARRRADVLLLGTKDGVKTIESKGA
- a CDS encoding acyl-CoA dehydrogenase family protein → MSDYFNETHQQVRATARKFIDTHVRPHIEDWEEAGEFPRDLYAKAGETGLLGIGFPESLGGVGEGDIFMKVAVSEELMRSTSGGLVAGLGSLDIGLPPVAKWAKPEVRERIVPPVLRGEKIAALAVTEPGGGSDVANLKTRAVRDGDHYIVNGSKTFITSGLRADHYTVAVRTGGDGHGGISLLLIDRDMPGFSTGRKLRKMGWWASDTAELFFEDCRVPADRLIGAENAGFIAIMSNFLFERLSLSIMAYMTAQLAYEAALEHTRQRQAFGRSIAGFQVTRHKLVDMATQIDVAREYTYRCAALMQAGKNPIKEVAMAKNFSVDVCEKVTREAVQLFGGMGYMRETVVERLYRDAKILSIGGGTTEIMKELIAKQIRL